The Corythoichthys intestinalis isolate RoL2023-P3 chromosome 1, ASM3026506v1, whole genome shotgun sequence genome has a segment encoding these proteins:
- the LOC130927863 gene encoding homeobox-containing protein 1-like isoform X1, with the protein MFQQCEEPRFTIEQIDLLQRLRRTGIGHAELLHALDTLEHLDRPQRRDSTHRLSSTAATQTVFPDSRLSPSSFDVTSPVATAVQTNGKMSPLPRFPLVGYSYETGDDDTDVEEKVEDLMRRDTGVIKEEIKCFLANRRISQAVVAQVTGISQSRISHWLLQQGSDLSEQKKRAFFRWYQLEKTSPGATLGLRSAPLALEDVMMDWQQAQPTFSPAPGGFRLRRGNRFTWRKECLAVMESYFSDNQYPDEARREEISMACNAVIQKPGKKLMDFEKVTPLKVYNWFANRRKDMKRRANIEAAILETHSIDAPSPGEQSNGDDGDVNEFPEQVPTLLPSWMVVLGRGGSSETKSSEKTADEVDLTLVSDIKTEAIEDD; encoded by the exons ATGTTCCAGCAGTGTGAGGAGCCTCGCTTTACCATCGAGCAGATCGACCTCCTGCAGAGGCTCAGGAGGACGGGGATCGGCCACGCTGAGCTCCTCCATGCCCTGGACACCTTGGAGCACCTCGACCGCCCTCAAAGGCGCGACTCAACCCACCGCCTGTCTTCCACCGCCGCCACTCAGACCGTCTTCCCCGACAGCCGATTGTCGCCGAGTAGCTTCGATGTAACGTCGCCTGTCGCGACAGCCGTTCAAACCAATGGGAAAATGTCGCCACTGCCCAGGTTTCCTCTTGTAGGCTACAGCTACGAGACTGGAGATGATGACACGGATGTTGAAGAGAAAGTGGAAGACTTGATGAG gaGAGACACTGGCGTCATCAAGGAGGAGATCAAGTGCTTCCTAGCCAACCGGCGCATTTCCCAGGCCGTAGTCGCGCAAGTGACGG GAATTAGCCAAAGCCGCATCTCGCACTGGTTGCTGCAGCAAGGTTCCGACCTCAGCGAGCAGAAGAAACGAGCCTTCTTCAGGTGGTACCAGCTGGAGAAGACTAGCCCCG GTGCCACGTTGGGCTTGCGTAGCGCCCCGTTAGCTCTGGAAGATGTGATGATGGATTGGCAGCAGGCTCAGCCCACATTTTCCCCCGCTCCAGGGGGTTTCCGCCTGCGCAGGGGCAATAGATTCACCTGGAGGAAGGAATGTCTGGCCGTCATGGAGAG CTACTTCAGCGACAATCAATATCCCGACGAAGCGAGGAGGGAGGAGATCTCCATGGCCTGCAATGCCGTCATTCAAAAACCAG GAAAGAAGCTGATGGACTTTGAGAAAGTTACGCCTCTCAAAGTGTACAACTGGTTTGCTAACCGCCGCAAGGACATGAAGAGACGTGCCAATATTG AAGCCGCCATCTTGGAGACGCACAGCATCGATGCCCCCAGTCCCGGAGAACAGTCAAATGGCGATGACGGCGACGTCAACGAGTTCCCCGAACAG GTTCCCACACTGCTGCCTAGCTGGATGGTCGTCCTGGGCCGCGGAGGCTCGTCCGAGACGAAGAGTTCGGAAAAAACTGCCGACGAGGTGGACTTGACGTTGGTTAGCGACATCAAGACGGAGGCGATAGAAGACGACTGA
- the LOC130927863 gene encoding homeobox-containing protein 1-like isoform X2, with translation MFQQCEEPRFTIEQIDLLQRLRRTGIGHAELLHALDTLEHLDRPQRRDSTHRLSSTAATQTVFPDSRLSPSSFDVTSPVATAVQTNGKMSPLPRFPLVGYSYETGDDDTDVEEKVEDLMRRDTGVIKEEIKCFLANRRISQAVVAQVTGISQSRISHWLLQQGSDLSEQKKRAFFRWYQLEKTSPGATLGLRSAPLALEDVMMDWQQAQPTFSPAPGGFRLRRGNRFTWRKECLAVMESYFSDNQYPDEARREEISMACNAVIQKPGKKLMDFEKVTPLKVYNWFANRRKDMKRRANIAAILETHSIDAPSPGEQSNGDDGDVNEFPEQVPTLLPSWMVVLGRGGSSETKSSEKTADEVDLTLVSDIKTEAIEDD, from the exons ATGTTCCAGCAGTGTGAGGAGCCTCGCTTTACCATCGAGCAGATCGACCTCCTGCAGAGGCTCAGGAGGACGGGGATCGGCCACGCTGAGCTCCTCCATGCCCTGGACACCTTGGAGCACCTCGACCGCCCTCAAAGGCGCGACTCAACCCACCGCCTGTCTTCCACCGCCGCCACTCAGACCGTCTTCCCCGACAGCCGATTGTCGCCGAGTAGCTTCGATGTAACGTCGCCTGTCGCGACAGCCGTTCAAACCAATGGGAAAATGTCGCCACTGCCCAGGTTTCCTCTTGTAGGCTACAGCTACGAGACTGGAGATGATGACACGGATGTTGAAGAGAAAGTGGAAGACTTGATGAG gaGAGACACTGGCGTCATCAAGGAGGAGATCAAGTGCTTCCTAGCCAACCGGCGCATTTCCCAGGCCGTAGTCGCGCAAGTGACGG GAATTAGCCAAAGCCGCATCTCGCACTGGTTGCTGCAGCAAGGTTCCGACCTCAGCGAGCAGAAGAAACGAGCCTTCTTCAGGTGGTACCAGCTGGAGAAGACTAGCCCCG GTGCCACGTTGGGCTTGCGTAGCGCCCCGTTAGCTCTGGAAGATGTGATGATGGATTGGCAGCAGGCTCAGCCCACATTTTCCCCCGCTCCAGGGGGTTTCCGCCTGCGCAGGGGCAATAGATTCACCTGGAGGAAGGAATGTCTGGCCGTCATGGAGAG CTACTTCAGCGACAATCAATATCCCGACGAAGCGAGGAGGGAGGAGATCTCCATGGCCTGCAATGCCGTCATTCAAAAACCAG GAAAGAAGCTGATGGACTTTGAGAAAGTTACGCCTCTCAAAGTGTACAACTGGTTTGCTAACCGCCGCAAGGACATGAAGAGACGTGCCAATATTG CCGCCATCTTGGAGACGCACAGCATCGATGCCCCCAGTCCCGGAGAACAGTCAAATGGCGATGACGGCGACGTCAACGAGTTCCCCGAACAG GTTCCCACACTGCTGCCTAGCTGGATGGTCGTCCTGGGCCGCGGAGGCTCGTCCGAGACGAAGAGTTCGGAAAAAACTGCCGACGAGGTGGACTTGACGTTGGTTAGCGACATCAAGACGGAGGCGATAGAAGACGACTGA